A stretch of Acidimicrobiales bacterium DNA encodes these proteins:
- a CDS encoding VTT domain-containing protein, whose amino-acid sequence MRTRILVVAGVGAALLAFVLLGGWDFVSDGDRVEAFFTERGALGPVVFLLIMWALQPAGVPGLVFMVPAAVVWPLPTAIALSWVGNMGASTIAFAMARYLARDWAQNHMPTRLRGWDERLANGGFVQVFLLRIVTGQLTPADWLLGVSTVRFRTFLIGTGLGIIPGIILATTIGSAGVDLLADRRVRWVAIIALVGFGVIRRLRRRRAAPQPIA is encoded by the coding sequence GTGCGAACTCGGATCCTCGTCGTCGCGGGAGTGGGCGCGGCGTTGCTCGCGTTCGTGCTCCTCGGCGGGTGGGACTTCGTCAGCGACGGCGACCGAGTCGAGGCGTTCTTCACGGAGCGTGGCGCGCTCGGCCCGGTCGTGTTCCTCCTCATCATGTGGGCGCTGCAACCCGCGGGGGTTCCCGGGCTGGTCTTCATGGTCCCCGCCGCGGTCGTCTGGCCCTTGCCGACGGCGATCGCGCTGTCGTGGGTGGGGAACATGGGCGCATCGACGATCGCGTTCGCGATGGCTCGCTACCTCGCCCGCGACTGGGCCCAGAACCACATGCCGACCCGTCTCCGCGGCTGGGACGAGCGGCTGGCGAACGGGGGATTCGTCCAGGTCTTCCTCCTGCGCATCGTGACCGGCCAGCTGACACCCGCCGACTGGCTCCTCGGCGTCAGCACCGTGCGGTTCCGGACGTTCCTCATCGGCACCGGCCTCGGGATCATCCCCGGCATCATCCTCGCGACGACGATCGGCAGCGCCGGCGTGGATCTGCTGGCCGACCGCCGGGTGCGCTGGGTCGCGATCATCGCGCTCGTCGGGTTCGGGGTGATCAGGCGGCTTCGCCGCCGACGCGCCGCCCCACAGCCGATCGCGTGA
- the nth gene encoding endonuclease III encodes MAKPRTPKGRARRTHERLADEYPDAECELDHRNAFELLAATILSAQATDVGVNKATPGLFARFPDPWTLAEVEPEQVEPYVDTIGLFRQKSKSLVGMARMLVEDYDGEVPSAMKDLVRLPGVGRKTANVVRSVALGQPGLPVDTHVLRLSGLLGITTETDPVKVELELNPMVPAMERGLFSLRMILHGRRVCIARRPRCEDCVLNDFCPSSAV; translated from the coding sequence ATGGCCAAGCCACGGACTCCCAAGGGACGCGCTCGACGCACCCACGAGCGACTCGCGGACGAGTATCCCGACGCCGAGTGCGAGCTCGATCATCGCAACGCCTTCGAGCTGTTGGCGGCGACGATCCTCTCCGCCCAGGCGACCGATGTCGGGGTGAACAAGGCGACGCCGGGGCTGTTCGCCCGCTTCCCGGATCCGTGGACACTGGCGGAGGTCGAGCCCGAGCAGGTGGAGCCCTACGTCGACACGATCGGCCTATTCCGCCAGAAGTCGAAGAGCCTCGTCGGGATGGCCCGGATGCTCGTCGAGGACTACGACGGGGAAGTGCCGAGCGCGATGAAGGACCTCGTGCGACTGCCCGGCGTCGGTCGCAAAACGGCGAACGTCGTCCGCAGCGTCGCCCTCGGACAACCGGGGCTCCCCGTGGACACGCATGTACTGCGGTTGTCCGGCCTCCTCGGCATCACCACGGAGACCGATCCGGTGAAGGTGGAACTCGAACTCAACCCGATGGTGCCAGCCATGGAGCGCGGGCTGTTCAGCCTGCGGATGATCCTCCACGGTCGGCGCGTGTGCATCGCCCGCCGACCCCGGTGCGAGGACTGCGTCCTCAACGACTTCTGCCCCTCGAGCGCCGTCTGA
- the mshD gene encoding mycothiol synthase, whose translation MDVRVDGPLDGTTRWVLEVDAPRADGGADDQLESALRSALDTHVDGAVELWIREVDDASDAAARRLGFVQYRDLWQLRCRLPNAPSGLLTRAFTLADLDDFIGVNNRAFHWHPEQGGLTREQVLATMQEPWFDADGFRLLHDHDGAGELIGFCWTKIHPDETPPLGEIYVIAIDPSAHGRGLGKPMTLAGLEWLTAAGLEHGMLYVESDNDPANATYAGIGFTRHHTNRAYRLDR comes from the coding sequence GTGGACGTGCGTGTGGACGGACCTCTCGACGGCACGACCCGTTGGGTGCTCGAGGTGGATGCGCCGCGCGCCGACGGCGGCGCCGACGACCAGCTCGAGTCCGCCCTGCGGTCCGCCCTCGACACGCACGTCGACGGTGCGGTCGAACTCTGGATCCGCGAAGTCGACGACGCGTCCGACGCCGCGGCGCGCCGGCTCGGATTCGTGCAGTACCGCGACCTCTGGCAACTCCGCTGCCGCCTGCCCAACGCCCCGAGTGGTCTCCTCACCCGTGCGTTCACCCTCGCCGACCTCGACGACTTCATCGGCGTGAACAACCGAGCGTTTCACTGGCACCCCGAACAGGGCGGCCTCACCCGCGAGCAGGTGCTCGCGACGATGCAGGAACCGTGGTTCGACGCCGACGGCTTCCGCCTGCTCCACGACCACGACGGCGCCGGCGAACTGATCGGCTTCTGCTGGACGAAGATCCACCCGGACGAGACGCCTCCACTCGGGGAGATCTACGTCATCGCGATCGACCCGAGCGCCCACGGACGCGGCCTGGGCAAGCCGATGACCCTCGCCGGGCTGGAGTGGCTCACCGCCGCCGGGCTCGAGCACGGGATGCTCTACGTCGAGTCGGACAACGATCCGGCCAACGCCACCTATGCGGGTATCGGGTTCACCCGTCACCACACGAACCGCGCCTATCGGCTCGACCGATGA
- the rlmN gene encoding 23S rRNA (adenine(2503)-C(2))-methyltransferase RlmN — MTDTLDAAGRARRDGPTLRYDVSRDELATVLDGEPAYRLDQIWDGIHRRGGELDDLSNVPKALRARLGELLPMGLTPETESVSDDGETVKWLWKLHDGHHIETVLMHYEDRTTVCVSSQAGCAMACGFCATGQSGFDRHLSVGEIVEQVIRARRTSAPRRVSNIVFMGMGEPFANYDRTWAAVERIHGDLGIGARHITLSTVGVVPGIERLATEALPVNLAVSLHAANDDLRDELVPINRQYPLNHLADACERYLAAKNRRLSFEWALIDGVNDQPIDARELAALCHRLHAHVNLIPLNPTPGYLTRGTPTARVRAFRDELVDLGVNTTIRRTRGTEIDAACGQLRASRQLVDPPRRR; from the coding sequence ATGACCGACACCCTCGATGCCGCCGGCCGGGCTCGGCGGGATGGTCCCACCCTGCGCTACGACGTCAGCCGCGACGAACTCGCCACCGTGCTCGACGGCGAGCCCGCCTACCGACTGGACCAGATCTGGGACGGCATCCACCGACGGGGCGGCGAGCTCGACGACCTCAGCAACGTCCCCAAGGCCCTGCGGGCCCGCCTGGGCGAACTCCTGCCCATGGGGCTCACCCCCGAGACCGAATCCGTCAGCGACGACGGCGAGACCGTCAAGTGGCTCTGGAAACTCCACGACGGGCACCACATCGAGACGGTCCTGATGCACTACGAGGATCGCACGACGGTGTGCGTGTCCTCCCAGGCCGGGTGCGCGATGGCGTGCGGGTTCTGCGCCACCGGGCAGAGCGGGTTCGACCGCCACCTGTCGGTCGGCGAGATCGTCGAGCAGGTCATCCGGGCCCGGCGCACGTCCGCCCCGCGCCGCGTCTCCAACATCGTGTTCATGGGCATGGGCGAGCCCTTCGCCAACTACGACCGCACCTGGGCCGCCGTCGAGCGGATCCACGGCGACCTCGGGATCGGGGCCCGCCACATCACCCTGTCGACCGTTGGCGTCGTGCCGGGGATCGAGCGCCTCGCGACCGAGGCGCTGCCGGTGAACCTCGCGGTGTCGCTCCACGCGGCGAACGACGACCTCCGCGACGAGCTGGTCCCGATCAACCGGCAGTACCCGTTGAACCATCTCGCCGACGCCTGCGAGCGCTATCTGGCCGCCAAGAACCGACGGTTGTCGTTCGAGTGGGCCCTGATCGACGGTGTCAACGACCAGCCGATCGACGCCCGCGAGCTCGCGGCGCTGTGCCACCGGCTCCATGCCCACGTGAACCTGATCCCGCTGAACCCGACGCCCGGCTACCTCACCCGCGGCACCCCGACCGCCCGGGTGCGGGCGTTCCGGGACGAGCTGGTCGATCTCGGCGTGAACACCACGATCCGCCGCACCCGCGGCACCGAGATCGACGCCGCGTGCGGGCAGCTCCGGGCCTCACGCCAGCTCGTCGACCCGCCTCGGCGCCGCTGA
- a CDS encoding ubiquinone/menaquinone biosynthesis methyltransferase: MTEPADATIRTDGVTLDPDVLPEGEDKREAVRSLFDTIAPRYDLVNRIMTFGLDVRWRKKALTKLALPPGSRILDLACGTGDFCREAAKAGLEPIGIDLSMGMLVAARTDAPLVHGDILALPLADESADGATCGFSLRNLVELPGFFDELARVIRPGGRISLLDAAEPENRLLRWGHGIYFGRIVPRIGALFSDRTAYEYLPKSLAYMPPWPELHERIAAAGFVDVERKVFVGAHLITATRAR, encoded by the coding sequence GTGACCGAACCGGCCGACGCCACGATCCGAACGGACGGCGTCACCCTCGATCCCGATGTGCTCCCGGAGGGCGAGGACAAGCGCGAGGCCGTGCGGTCGCTGTTCGACACCATCGCGCCCCGCTACGACCTCGTGAACCGGATCATGACCTTCGGGCTCGACGTCCGCTGGCGCAAGAAGGCCCTCACGAAGCTGGCGTTGCCCCCGGGATCCCGGATCCTCGACCTCGCCTGCGGCACCGGCGACTTCTGCCGCGAGGCCGCCAAGGCCGGGCTCGAGCCGATCGGCATCGACCTGTCGATGGGCATGCTCGTGGCCGCCCGCACCGATGCGCCGCTGGTGCACGGCGACATCCTCGCCCTCCCCCTCGCCGACGAATCGGCCGACGGCGCCACCTGCGGCTTCTCCCTGCGCAATCTCGTGGAACTGCCCGGCTTCTTCGACGAACTCGCCCGGGTGATCCGCCCCGGTGGCCGGATCTCGCTGCTCGACGCGGCGGAGCCGGAGAACCGGCTGCTCCGCTGGGGACACGGGATCTACTTCGGCCGGATCGTTCCCCGGATCGGCGCGCTGTTCTCCGACCGCACCGCCTACGAGTACCTTCCCAAGTCGCTCGCCTACATGCCGCCCTGGCCCGAGCTGCACGAACGGATCGCGGCCGCCGGCTTCGTCGACGTCGAACGCAAGGTCTTCGTCGGCGCCCACCTGATCACGGCAACCCGCGCCCGGTAA
- a CDS encoding VOC family protein, translating into MAPSALFTQGVHHVSVNVDDVAACRDFYVDTLGFEQIDRPDLGIGGVWLQMGPQELHLVELPLVEGFGPHFAIAVDDIDEARAVLIERGVDVSEPSPIEGVCLQAFFHDPAGNQIELNQRL; encoded by the coding sequence ATGGCCCCATCCGCACTGTTCACCCAGGGCGTCCACCACGTTTCCGTCAATGTGGACGACGTCGCCGCCTGCCGCGACTTCTACGTCGACACCCTCGGCTTCGAGCAGATCGATCGACCCGACCTCGGGATCGGCGGCGTGTGGCTCCAGATGGGCCCCCAGGAGCTCCACCTCGTGGAGCTGCCGCTCGTCGAAGGCTTCGGTCCCCACTTCGCCATCGCGGTGGACGACATCGATGAGGCGCGGGCCGTGCTGATCGAGCGGGGCGTCGATGTCAGCGAGCCGAGCCCGATCGAGGGCGTGTGCCTCCAGGCGTTCTTCCACGATCCGGCGGGCAACCAGATCGAGCTGAACCAGCGCCTCTAG
- a CDS encoding 1,4-dihydroxy-2-naphthoate polyprenyltransferase yields the protein MNAPPSGPQLWLAGARLRTLPAAIVPVAVGTAVVVGQGSDTAWWRAAVALLVALALQVGVNYANDYSDGVRGTDGEARVGPLRLVGSGLVPAATVKRAATLAFAVAGLAGATLAVAVGPELFVVGLLCLAAGWTYTGGPRPYGYLGLGEVFVFVFFGLVATVGTTYVLLERVDATAVWCSVTVGLWAVALMLTNNLRDIPGDTEAGKQTIAVRLGDARTRLVYLGTHVVALAVAVAATPVTGRITLGALAALPFALMAIVAVRRGARGPALIPVLGMTARAQMLGGLGLTLSLALTA from the coding sequence GTGAACGCGCCACCGTCGGGCCCACAGCTCTGGCTCGCCGGGGCGCGTCTGCGCACGCTGCCGGCCGCGATCGTGCCCGTGGCGGTCGGCACCGCGGTCGTCGTGGGGCAGGGGAGCGACACCGCCTGGTGGCGCGCCGCGGTCGCGCTGCTCGTGGCTCTCGCGCTCCAGGTCGGCGTGAACTACGCCAACGACTACTCCGACGGCGTGCGGGGCACGGACGGCGAGGCCCGCGTCGGTCCGCTGCGCCTCGTCGGGTCCGGTCTCGTGCCGGCCGCGACGGTGAAGCGGGCCGCGACCCTCGCCTTCGCCGTGGCCGGTCTGGCCGGCGCGACCCTCGCCGTGGCGGTCGGCCCGGAGCTGTTCGTCGTCGGACTGCTCTGCCTCGCCGCCGGATGGACCTACACCGGCGGCCCGCGGCCCTACGGCTACCTCGGGCTCGGCGAGGTGTTCGTGTTCGTGTTCTTCGGGCTCGTCGCCACGGTCGGCACCACCTACGTCCTGCTCGAACGGGTGGACGCCACCGCGGTCTGGTGCAGTGTGACGGTCGGACTGTGGGCCGTCGCCCTCATGCTCACCAACAACCTGCGTGACATCCCGGGTGACACCGAAGCCGGCAAGCAGACCATCGCCGTGCGGCTCGGAGACGCCCGCACCCGGCTCGTGTATCTCGGGACCCACGTGGTGGCGCTGGCGGTCGCGGTGGCGGCCACGCCGGTCACCGGACGCATCACTCTCGGCGCGCTGGCGGCGCTTCCCTTCGCCCTCATGGCGATTGTGGCGGTACGGCGCGGGGCCCGAGGGCCCGCGCTGATACCCGTGCTCGGGATGACGGCTCGGGCCCAGATGCTCGGCGGCCTCGGCCTGACCCTGTCGCTGGCGCTGACCGCCTAG
- the purN gene encoding phosphoribosylglycinamide formyltransferase produces MTGRLVVLASGSGSNLQALIDATIDGRLDATIEAVYVNRRTAFARERADQHGIAQDFVPLGPYRDRHEDPRAAREAYDADLAERVAAHAPDAIVLAGWMHLFTDTFLGRFPGRVVNLHPALPGTFPGAHAIDDAWEAKVRAGLDHTGVMIHLVPDEGVDDGPVLLSEVVPIRDDDTRETLEERIHEVEHRLLVEAVASLIGAS; encoded by the coding sequence GTGACAGGGCGCCTCGTCGTCCTCGCCTCCGGCTCGGGTTCCAATCTGCAGGCGTTGATCGACGCCACCATCGACGGACGGCTCGACGCGACCATCGAGGCCGTCTACGTCAACCGACGGACGGCCTTCGCGCGCGAGCGCGCCGACCAGCACGGGATCGCCCAGGACTTCGTCCCGCTCGGTCCGTACCGCGACCGCCACGAGGACCCACGCGCCGCCCGCGAGGCGTACGACGCCGACCTGGCCGAACGGGTCGCCGCCCACGCGCCCGACGCGATCGTGCTCGCCGGCTGGATGCACCTGTTCACCGACACCTTTCTCGGGCGGTTCCCCGGCCGGGTGGTCAACCTCCATCCGGCGCTGCCCGGCACCTTTCCGGGCGCCCACGCGATCGACGACGCGTGGGAGGCGAAGGTGCGCGCCGGCCTCGACCACACCGGCGTGATGATCCATCTCGTCCCCGACGAGGGCGTGGACGACGGGCCGGTTCTGCTCTCGGAGGTGGTGCCGATCCGCGACGATGACACCCGCGAGACGCTCGAGGAGCGGATCCACGAGGTGGAGCACCGCCTGCTCGTCGAGGCCGTGGCGTCGCTCATCGGGGCATCGTGA
- the purM gene encoding phosphoribosylformylglycinamidine cyclo-ligase: protein MTTYREAGVDIDAGNRTVQMLGEVVKATNTPAVLSELGAFGGLFAADDLGPGKVLVASTDGVGTKVELAARHGAWRGVGADLVNHCVDDILVQGARPLFFLDYIATASLVPEIVAEIVTGMAEACQAVGCALLGGETAEMPGVYMPGAVDIAGTIVGVADRATLWPRTDDLAEGDLLVGLASRSPHTNGYSLIRLLLEDHEPTAEMLDWLLTPHQPYLGAVDEIRAAGVEPLALAHITGGGLFENVPRVLPAHLSARFELGSWDVPEHFRTLVEWGAIADEEAFRVWNMGLGLVIVVPAAQRALVHDAGLAVVGELVAASGDERVALVGDWR, encoded by the coding sequence ATGACCACCTATCGCGAAGCGGGCGTCGACATCGATGCCGGCAACCGCACCGTCCAGATGCTCGGTGAGGTCGTCAAGGCGACGAACACGCCGGCGGTGCTGTCCGAGCTCGGGGCCTTCGGCGGGCTCTTCGCGGCGGACGACCTCGGCCCGGGCAAGGTGCTCGTCGCGTCAACCGACGGTGTCGGCACGAAGGTCGAGCTCGCGGCTCGGCACGGCGCGTGGCGGGGCGTGGGCGCCGACCTCGTGAACCATTGTGTCGACGACATTCTCGTGCAGGGGGCTCGGCCGCTCTTCTTCCTCGACTACATCGCGACGGCGTCGCTCGTGCCGGAGATCGTCGCCGAGATCGTCACCGGCATGGCCGAGGCCTGCCAGGCTGTCGGGTGCGCACTGCTCGGCGGCGAGACGGCGGAGATGCCCGGCGTCTACATGCCGGGGGCGGTCGACATCGCCGGCACCATCGTCGGCGTCGCCGACCGGGCGACGTTGTGGCCCCGCACCGACGACCTCGCCGAGGGCGACCTGCTCGTCGGGTTGGCGAGCCGCAGTCCGCACACGAACGGCTACTCGTTGATCCGGCTGCTGCTGGAGGACCACGAACCCACCGCGGAGATGCTCGACTGGCTCCTGACGCCCCACCAGCCGTATCTCGGCGCCGTGGACGAGATCCGGGCCGCCGGCGTCGAACCGCTGGCGCTGGCCCACATCACGGGTGGGGGGCTCTTCGAGAACGTTCCCCGGGTGCTGCCCGCCCATCTCTCCGCCCGGTTCGAGCTCGGGAGCTGGGACGTGCCCGAGCACTTCCGCACCCTGGTCGAGTGGGGCGCCATCGCGGACGAGGAGGCGTTTCGGGTCTGGAACATGGGGCTCGGTCTCGTCATCGTCGTCCCGGCGGCCCAGCGAGCGCTCGTGCACGACGCCGGGCTCGCCGTCGTGGGCGAGCTCGTCGCGGCGTCGGGTGACGAGCGCGTCGCCCTGGTCGGGGACTGGCGGTGA
- the purD gene encoding phosphoribosylamine--glycine ligase produces the protein MGRRILVVGGGGREHALAWTLARSPQVAEILVAPGNAGTAVEAKCRNVATSATDLDGLVALAVDEAIDLVVVGPEDPLVAGLVDRLAEREIAAFGPSAAAAQLEGSKAHCKDFLVRHGIPTGAAATFTDVDDALAHLASLDDVPVVKASGLAAGKGVIVAESRDEAAAAVRDILVAGRFGSAGDEVLLEERLHGPEVSILAFCDGADFRVMPAAQDHKRVGEGDVGPNTGGMGAFHPSPIADEALLERIGKEVIAPTLQAMIDEGRPYRGVLYAGMMLTVDGPKVIEFNCRFGDPETQVVLPLLTSDLVDVMDACIAGTLADLDITWADRAAVTVVMASAGYPVRSSDPVPIAGLDAAGGDDRVVFHAGTRLIDGVVHTAGGRVLTVTAVRDDLGDAADAAHAGVAAIDFDGAQHRADIARATAEVPR, from the coding sequence ATGGGGCGCCGGATCCTGGTCGTCGGCGGTGGCGGCCGCGAGCACGCGCTCGCGTGGACGCTCGCCCGGTCGCCGCAGGTCGCGGAGATCCTCGTCGCCCCCGGCAACGCCGGCACCGCGGTCGAGGCGAAGTGCCGCAACGTGGCGACATCGGCGACCGATCTCGACGGGCTCGTGGCCCTCGCCGTCGACGAAGCGATCGACCTCGTGGTCGTCGGCCCGGAGGATCCGCTGGTCGCGGGTCTGGTCGACCGGCTGGCCGAGCGCGAGATCGCGGCGTTCGGTCCGAGCGCGGCGGCGGCCCAGCTCGAGGGGTCGAAGGCCCATTGCAAGGACTTCCTCGTGCGCCACGGCATTCCGACCGGCGCGGCCGCCACATTCACCGACGTGGATGACGCGCTCGCCCATCTCGCGTCGCTCGACGACGTGCCCGTCGTCAAGGCGAGCGGCCTGGCCGCCGGCAAGGGCGTCATCGTCGCCGAGAGCCGCGACGAGGCGGCCGCCGCGGTCCGTGACATCCTCGTGGCGGGGCGGTTCGGGTCGGCCGGCGACGAGGTCCTCCTCGAAGAGCGACTCCACGGCCCGGAGGTGTCGATCCTCGCGTTCTGCGACGGCGCCGACTTCCGCGTGATGCCGGCCGCCCAGGACCACAAGCGTGTCGGCGAGGGCGATGTCGGTCCCAACACCGGTGGCATGGGGGCATTCCATCCGTCGCCGATCGCCGACGAGGCCCTGCTCGAACGGATCGGCAAGGAGGTCATCGCGCCCACCCTTCAGGCGATGATCGACGAGGGGCGTCCGTACCGTGGCGTGCTCTACGCCGGGATGATGCTCACGGTCGACGGCCCGAAGGTGATCGAGTTCAACTGCCGCTTCGGTGACCCGGAGACCCAGGTCGTCCTGCCCCTGCTCACCAGCGACCTCGTCGACGTGATGGACGCCTGCATCGCCGGCACACTCGCCGATCTCGACATCACCTGGGCCGACCGGGCTGCGGTCACCGTGGTGATGGCGAGCGCCGGCTACCCGGTGCGGAGCAGTGACCCGGTCCCCATCGCCGGCCTCGATGCCGCGGGGGGCGACGATCGGGTCGTCTTCCACGCCGGCACCCGCCTGATCGACGGCGTCGTGCACACGGCCGGCGGCCGGGTGCTGACGGTCACGGCCGTGCGCGACGATCTCGGCGACGCCGCCGACGCCGCCCACGCGGGGGTGGCCGCGATCGACTTCGACGGCGCCCAACACCGCGCCGACATCGCCCGGGCGACGGCAGAGGTACCCCGATGA
- the purF gene encoding amidophosphoribosyltransferase, translating to MFPAGDDLHEECGVVGVHAPGQDAARLTFFALYTLQHRGQEAAGIVTANEGVAHVHKGQGLVASVFNEENLSTLPGGLAIGHNRYSTTGGSGIRNAQPQVIETIDGPLGVAHNGNLVNAHVLRRELLERGVGLQTSSDTEVMVHLLTGAGGDWMSRIKVLMSRAEGAFALTILTRDAIYGVRDPWGFRPLVIGKIENGYVLASETCAFSAIGAELVREVEPGEIVRIDDNGLHIEQGAVPKQKAFCTFEQIYFSRPDSMHGGRLVHSTRQRLGRELAREAPVEADLVCPVPDSGTPHAVGFAQESGIPYTEGLIKNRYVGRTFIEPTQQLRSAGVAMKFNPLGDNLFGKRVVMVDDSIVRGTTSGPLVQMLRDAGAAEVHVRVACPAITDPCYMGVDMASRDELIAAQKSVEEICAHIGADSLAFLSIDALMRGLDAEDGYCNACFTGSYPFEAEQFVQLQLKTKEQFAKVWGD from the coding sequence GTGTTCCCAGCAGGTGACGATCTCCACGAGGAGTGCGGCGTGGTCGGGGTGCATGCGCCCGGCCAGGACGCGGCGCGGCTCACGTTCTTCGCCCTCTACACCCTCCAGCACCGCGGCCAGGAGGCCGCGGGCATCGTCACCGCCAACGAGGGGGTGGCCCACGTCCACAAGGGTCAGGGCCTCGTCGCCAGCGTGTTCAACGAGGAGAACCTGTCCACCCTGCCGGGCGGACTCGCCATCGGCCACAATCGCTACTCCACGACCGGTGGCAGCGGCATCCGCAATGCCCAGCCGCAGGTGATCGAGACGATCGACGGTCCGCTGGGGGTGGCCCACAACGGCAACCTCGTCAACGCCCACGTCCTGCGGCGGGAGCTGCTCGAACGCGGCGTCGGGCTCCAGACGTCGAGCGATACCGAGGTGATGGTCCACCTCCTGACCGGTGCGGGCGGCGACTGGATGAGCCGCATCAAGGTGCTGATGAGCCGGGCCGAGGGCGCCTTCGCCCTCACGATCCTCACCCGCGACGCGATCTACGGCGTGCGCGATCCCTGGGGGTTCCGCCCGCTGGTGATCGGCAAGATCGAGAACGGCTACGTCCTGGCCTCCGAGACCTGCGCTTTCTCGGCCATCGGCGCGGAGCTGGTGCGCGAGGTCGAGCCGGGCGAGATCGTCCGCATCGACGACAACGGTCTGCACATCGAGCAGGGCGCGGTGCCGAAGCAGAAGGCGTTCTGCACGTTCGAGCAGATCTACTTCTCCCGCCCCGACTCCATGCACGGCGGTCGGTTGGTGCACTCCACCCGTCAGCGGCTCGGGCGCGAGCTCGCCCGCGAGGCGCCGGTCGAAGCCGATCTCGTGTGTCCCGTGCCCGACTCCGGCACACCCCACGCCGTCGGGTTCGCCCAGGAGTCGGGCATTCCCTACACCGAGGGTCTGATCAAGAACCGCTATGTCGGCCGCACCTTCATCGAGCCCACGCAGCAGCTCCGGTCGGCCGGCGTGGCGATGAAGTTCAACCCGCTGGGCGACAACCTCTTCGGCAAGCGGGTCGTGATGGTGGACGACTCGATCGTGCGGGGTACGACGTCGGGTCCCCTCGTGCAGATGCTGCGCGACGCCGGCGCCGCGGAGGTGCACGTGCGGGTGGCCTGCCCGGCGATCACCGACCCGTGCTACATGGGTGTGGACATGGCGTCGCGCGACGAGCTGATCGCCGCCCAGAAGAGCGTCGAGGAGATCTGCGCCCACATCGGCGCCGACTCGCTCGCCTTCCTCTCGATCGACGCGCTGATGCGCGGGCTCGACGCGGAGGACGGCTACTGCAACGCCTGCTTCACGGGCTCGTACCCGTTCGAGGCGGAGCAGTTCGTCCAGCTCCAGCTGAAGACCAAGGAGCAGTTCGCGAAGGTCTGGGGCGACTGA